One genomic window of Quercus robur chromosome 6, dhQueRobu3.1, whole genome shotgun sequence includes the following:
- the LOC126733377 gene encoding 60S ribosomal protein L21-1: MPAGHGVRSRTRDLFARPFRKKGYIALTTYLRTFKVGDYVDVKVNGAIHKGMPHKFYHGRTGRVWNVTKRAIGVEINKQVGNRIIRKRIHVRVEHVQPSRCTEEFRQRKLKNDQLKAEAKAKGEVISTKRQPKGPKPGFMVEGATLETVTPIPYDVVNDLKGGY; this comes from the exons atgccGGCTGGTCATGGTGTTCGTTCTCGGACGCGAGATCTCTTTGCTAGGCCCTTCAGGAAGAAGGGTTACATTGCCCTCACCACCTACCTGAGGACCTTCAAGGTCGGTGACTATGTCGATGTCAAGGTTAACGGCGCCATTCACAAGGGTATGCCGCATAAGTTCTACCATGGCCGCACCGGTCGTGTCTGGAATGTCACCAAGCGCGCTATTGGAGTCGAGATCAACAAGCAG GTGGGTAACAGAATAATCAGGAAGAGGATCCATGTGCGTGTGGAGCATGTCCAGCCCTCAAGGTGCACTGAGGAATTCCGTCAAAGGAAGCTGAAGAATGATCAACTGAAGGCTGAGGCAAAGGCTAAAGGTGAGGTCATTAGCACAAAGAGACAGCCCAAGGGCCCCAAACCAGGTTTCATGGTGGAAGGTGCAACATTGGAAACTGTGACACCCATTCCGTATGATGTCGTCAATGATCTTAAGGGTGGTTATTAG